The Chryseobacterium aureum genome contains a region encoding:
- a CDS encoding MFS transporter: MLALVMLINRAGSMVLPFLGVYMTNHLHFSIENSGIVLSFFGIGSVIGSWLGGMITDKIGEYRVQSLSLLLSVPLFCMIPLFTTEAGLAGIILAQSIVSETFRPANSVAITKYAKPENITRAFSLNRMAVNLGFSIGPALGGILSAISYEFLFFSNALGALLAGLMYIWFFKNRARVAKQKAKTVKEAVIVKKESSPYRDGKFLIYCAFCMLFAICFFQLFSTLTIFYKDTAHLSQQNIGYILGYSGFLIVLLEMGLVQVAEKYFTLAFTMLFGTFLCGISYAMLAFDYSMITLVLSMTLLCVGEIWTLPFMSTITALRSGENNKGAYMGLNGMSFSIAFIVTPYIGTLIAEKSGFNILWIGTGVLAAFIAIGFYFIIPWMLRDKNRVKEDAA, from the coding sequence ATGCTGGCGTTGGTAATGCTCATCAACAGGGCCGGTTCTATGGTACTTCCGTTTCTGGGAGTTTACATGACGAATCATTTACATTTCAGTATTGAAAATTCCGGAATTGTACTCAGCTTTTTTGGAATAGGTTCAGTTATCGGATCATGGCTGGGAGGAATGATCACGGATAAGATAGGAGAATACAGGGTGCAGAGCCTGAGTTTGCTTCTCAGTGTGCCTTTATTCTGTATGATTCCGCTTTTTACAACGGAAGCTGGTTTGGCTGGGATTATTTTGGCCCAAAGTATTGTGAGCGAAACTTTTCGGCCTGCCAACTCTGTGGCGATCACCAAATATGCAAAACCTGAAAATATCACCAGAGCTTTTTCACTGAACAGAATGGCGGTCAATCTTGGTTTTTCCATCGGACCGGCATTGGGAGGCATTTTATCTGCTATTTCTTATGAGTTTCTCTTTTTCAGCAATGCCTTGGGTGCTTTGCTGGCAGGATTAATGTATATCTGGTTCTTTAAGAATCGCGCAAGAGTAGCGAAACAGAAAGCTAAAACAGTAAAAGAAGCTGTCATCGTTAAAAAAGAAAGCTCTCCTTACCGCGATGGTAAGTTTTTAATTTACTGTGCTTTCTGTATGCTGTTTGCCATATGTTTCTTCCAGTTATTCAGTACGCTGACGATATTTTATAAGGATACTGCGCATTTAAGCCAGCAAAATATCGGTTATATTCTGGGGTACAGCGGATTTCTGATTGTATTGCTGGAAATGGGGCTGGTGCAGGTTGCTGAGAAATATTTCACATTAGCCTTTACCATGCTGTTCGGAACTTTTCTGTGCGGAATTTCCTATGCCATGCTGGCTTTTGATTACAGTATGATTACCCTGGTTTTGTCTATGACATTATTATGTGTAGGAGAAATCTGGACACTCCCATTTATGTCAACAATCACAGCATTACGTTCAGGGGAAAACAATAAAGGAGCTTATATGGGATTGAACGGAATGTCATTTTCCATTGCATTTATTGTTACTCCTTATATAGGAACACTGATTGCAGAAAAATCAGGATTTAATATCCTGTGGATTGGAACGGGAGTCCTGGCTGCATTTATTGCCATTGGTTTCTACTTCATTATTCCATGGATGCTTAGGGACAAAAACAGAGTGAAAGAAGATGCAGCATAA